A DNA window from Verrucomicrobiia bacterium contains the following coding sequences:
- the argF gene encoding ornithine carbamoyltransferase, which produces MKHLLSLESLSREAIESIIARVPAFKRSRTAHGRPLAGQTWAMLFSKSSTRTRVSFEVGLRELGAGVIFLNASEIQLGRGEPIRDTARVLGRMVHGAVVRTYAQQDVEEFAEFSGIPTINALTDAEHPCQILTDLYTFQELSGAPVAGRQVTFVGDAACNVPASWIFAAARLGFELRLAAPEAYQPAGSLLERAGGRSGPALSGAPGNARTWYFPNGATVVCTPDLEWAAQGADLLYTDVWVSMGKEAEAARRLKDLAHYQINEALVSRARPGVLVMHCLPAYRGREIDAATLEAHAGTIFTQAENRLHTQKAILDWLRS; this is translated from the coding sequence ATGAAACATCTGTTGAGCCTGGAATCCCTGTCCCGCGAGGCGATCGAGTCCATCATCGCACGCGTCCCCGCGTTCAAGCGAAGCCGCACGGCGCATGGGCGCCCGCTCGCCGGGCAGACCTGGGCGATGCTGTTCAGCAAGTCGTCCACGCGCACGCGCGTGAGTTTTGAGGTGGGGCTTCGCGAGTTGGGTGCCGGCGTGATCTTCCTGAACGCGTCCGAGATCCAATTGGGGCGTGGCGAGCCGATCCGGGATACCGCGAGGGTCCTTGGTCGCATGGTTCACGGGGCGGTGGTGCGCACGTACGCGCAGCAGGATGTCGAGGAGTTTGCCGAATTTTCGGGCATACCGACGATCAATGCCCTCACGGACGCCGAGCATCCGTGCCAGATCCTCACCGATCTCTACACCTTTCAGGAGTTGTCAGGGGCTCCGGTCGCCGGGCGCCAGGTGACGTTTGTGGGGGACGCCGCCTGCAATGTCCCGGCCAGCTGGATTTTTGCGGCGGCGCGCCTGGGATTTGAGTTGAGGCTGGCCGCCCCGGAGGCCTACCAGCCGGCGGGATCGCTGCTCGAACGTGCCGGGGGCCGGTCCGGCCCGGCGCTCTCGGGGGCTCCCGGCAACGCCCGCACCTGGTACTTCCCCAACGGGGCCACGGTGGTGTGCACGCCTGATCTGGAGTGGGCGGCCCAGGGAGCGGACCTGTTGTACACCGACGTCTGGGTTTCCATGGGCAAGGAGGCCGAGGCGGCCCGGCGCCTCAAGGACCTTGCGCACTACCAGATCAACGAGGCCCTGGTGTCGCGGGCCCGGCCCGGGGTCCTCGTCATGCATTGTTTGCCGGCCTATCGGGGCAGGGAAATTGACGCCGCGACCCTCGAGGCGCATGCCGGCACGATCTTCACCCAGGCGGAGAACCGGCTGCACACGCAAAAGGCGATCCTGGACTGGCTCCGCTCCTGA
- the pstB gene encoding phosphate ABC transporter ATP-binding protein, translating to MPRPLAPVPSAASAAGSPDPGLPGPAAIETRDLSLHYGATKALDRISICIPERQVTAFIGPSGCGKSSLLRCFNRMNDLIENVRTSGRCEVAGQDILGPDVDVIGLRKRVGMVFQRSNPFPKSIHGNIAYALGIHGIRDRQAVDEAVERSLRAAALWDEVKDRLSESALRLSGGQQQRLCIARAIAIQPRILLMDEPASALDPVATTRIEELILELKRDYTIVIVTHNMQQATRISDHAAFFYFGRLIEYGTATRIFTCPERKETEDYVTGRFG from the coding sequence ATGCCCCGTCCCCTTGCTCCAGTCCCCTCCGCCGCTTCCGCAGCGGGATCCCCCGACCCGGGACTCCCGGGTCCGGCCGCCATCGAAACGCGGGACCTCTCCCTGCATTACGGGGCCACGAAGGCCCTCGACCGCATCTCGATCTGCATCCCCGAGCGGCAGGTCACCGCGTTTATCGGCCCCTCCGGATGCGGCAAATCCTCGCTCCTGCGCTGCTTCAACCGGATGAATGATTTGATCGAAAATGTCCGGACCTCCGGTCGGTGCGAGGTGGCGGGACAGGACATTCTCGGTCCGGATGTGGATGTCATCGGGCTCCGCAAGCGCGTCGGCATGGTCTTCCAGCGCTCCAATCCCTTTCCAAAGAGCATTCATGGGAACATTGCGTACGCGCTCGGGATCCATGGGATTCGCGACCGGCAGGCGGTGGACGAGGCCGTGGAGCGCTCCCTGCGGGCGGCGGCGCTTTGGGATGAGGTCAAGGACCGTCTCAGCGAAAGCGCGCTTCGCCTGTCCGGTGGCCAGCAACAGCGACTGTGCATCGCACGCGCCATCGCCATCCAGCCTCGCATCCTCCTGATGGATGAGCCGGCGTCGGCACTGGATCCGGTCGCGACCACCCGGATCGAGGAGCTCATCCTGGAGTTGAAGCGCGACTACACCATCGTGATTGTGACCCACAACATGCAACAGGCGACACGGATCTCGGATCACGCCGCCTTCTTCTACTTTGGCCGGCTGATCGAATACGGCACCGCCACCCGGATTTTCACCTGTCCGGAGCGCAAGGAGACGGAGGATTACGTCACGGGCCGGTTCGGATGA
- the pstA gene encoding phosphate ABC transporter permease PstA, whose translation MAVAVGRLGPAATGFATALLLVVLAIILGTVVLQGLPALSWRFVASMPRRDFFDMESAAVLPMIVGTTVRVLVMTVFVMPVGVITAVYLSEYARAASPWTRAVRVAINNLAGVPSIVFGLFGLGFFINFLGRGLDGLTGSTGPVWGQPSLFWASLTLAVMTLPVVIVATEEALRTIPSGLREASLALGATRLETVISVVVPNALPGILTGGILAISRAAGEVAPILFTGAAYYTARLPTRLTDQFMDLGYHSYVLATQSPNIEKTRPILFATVLVLLALTFSLNVLAIVVRARLRRHLRQVL comes from the coding sequence ATGGCGGTCGCTGTCGGACGCCTCGGTCCCGCGGCGACCGGATTCGCCACCGCCCTGTTGCTGGTGGTCCTCGCGATCATTCTGGGCACGGTCGTGCTGCAGGGCCTGCCCGCCCTGTCGTGGCGCTTCGTCGCCTCGATGCCGCGGCGGGACTTCTTCGACATGGAATCGGCCGCGGTGCTGCCCATGATTGTGGGCACCACCGTGCGGGTCCTGGTGATGACGGTCTTCGTGATGCCCGTCGGCGTGATCACCGCAGTCTACCTTTCCGAGTACGCCCGCGCGGCCTCGCCGTGGACCCGTGCGGTCCGGGTTGCCATCAACAATCTTGCCGGCGTGCCTTCCATCGTGTTCGGACTCTTCGGCCTCGGCTTCTTCATCAACTTTCTGGGCCGGGGTCTCGACGGCCTGACCGGGAGCACCGGACCGGTGTGGGGCCAGCCTTCCCTGTTCTGGGCCTCGCTGACTCTGGCGGTCATGACGCTGCCGGTCGTCATTGTTGCCACCGAGGAGGCGCTGCGCACGATTCCCTCGGGGCTCAGGGAGGCGAGCCTGGCCCTCGGGGCGACCCGTCTCGAGACGGTGATCTCGGTCGTCGTGCCCAATGCCCTGCCCGGTATCCTGACCGGGGGCATCCTCGCGATCAGCCGGGCCGCGGGCGAGGTCGCTCCAATCCTATTCACCGGCGCCGCCTACTACACCGCGCGGCTGCCCACACGGCTCACCGACCAGTTCATGGACCTCGGATACCACAGCTACGTGCTGGCCACCCAGTCTCCCAACATTGAGAAAACCCGCCCCATCCTCTTCGCCACGGTGCTGGTGTTGCTGGCGCTGACGTTCTCACTGAACGTCCTCGCCATCGTCGTCCGGGCCCGGTTGCGCCGCCACCTCCGACAGGTCCTGTGA
- a CDS encoding 4-hydroxy-3-methylbut-2-enyl diphosphate reductase, producing MSTFPAPPAPPARKVNLRRPDVMQAVSAQVVAHYRSELVERLRANGGRITHDGLTIKLAKEFGFCYGVERAIDLAYAARKVFPNPARIFLLGEIIHNPEVNDQIRGMGIVSISPKPTDEELARLQLSGEDVVLIPAFGTEVATRRKLEAIGCQMVDTTCGDVMSVWKRVRQYSKDGVTSIIHGKAKHEETKATTSQATAYGTGHYLVVFDLCETDYVCRYILEGGDKDEFLAKFRGAHSPGFDPEIHLQAVGVANQTTMLRGETEEVQRRFRAAMESKFGIESLGDHFRVFDTICGATQDRQDALEKMLKEPMDLLIVVGGYNSSNTSHLAEMGEKVLPTFFIKNAAKMESGALIRHWNQHINQELETRDWLPAGRPVTVGITAGASCPNNLIEDTIRRLFDLRGLDVAAVLRD from the coding sequence ATGTCCACGTTCCCGGCACCCCCCGCGCCCCCGGCTCGAAAGGTCAACCTGCGTCGTCCCGACGTGATGCAGGCGGTCTCCGCGCAGGTGGTGGCGCACTACCGCAGCGAACTGGTGGAGCGGCTCCGCGCCAACGGCGGCCGCATCACTCATGACGGGCTGACCATCAAGCTCGCAAAGGAATTCGGATTCTGCTACGGGGTCGAGCGGGCGATTGATCTGGCCTACGCGGCCCGGAAGGTGTTCCCCAATCCCGCGCGCATCTTCCTCCTCGGAGAAATCATCCACAACCCGGAGGTCAACGACCAGATCCGCGGCATGGGCATCGTGAGCATCTCCCCCAAGCCGACCGATGAGGAACTGGCCCGGCTGCAGCTTTCGGGGGAGGACGTGGTGTTGATTCCGGCCTTTGGGACCGAGGTGGCGACGCGGCGCAAGCTGGAGGCGATTGGATGCCAGATGGTGGACACCACCTGCGGGGACGTGATGAGCGTCTGGAAGCGGGTCCGGCAGTACAGCAAGGACGGGGTGACGAGCATCATCCACGGCAAGGCCAAGCACGAGGAGACCAAGGCCACGACCTCCCAGGCGACCGCCTACGGCACCGGTCATTATCTCGTGGTCTTCGACCTGTGCGAGACCGACTACGTGTGCCGCTACATTCTGGAGGGCGGCGACAAGGATGAATTTCTCGCGAAGTTCCGCGGGGCTCATTCTCCGGGTTTCGATCCCGAAATCCACCTCCAGGCGGTCGGCGTTGCCAATCAGACCACGATGCTGCGGGGGGAAACCGAGGAAGTGCAACGCCGGTTCCGGGCGGCGATGGAGTCCAAGTTTGGCATCGAAAGCCTTGGAGACCATTTCCGGGTCTTTGACACCATCTGTGGTGCCACCCAGGACCGGCAGGACGCCCTGGAGAAAATGCTCAAGGAGCCGATGGACCTGCTGATCGTCGTTGGCGGCTACAATTCCTCCAACACGTCCCATCTCGCGGAGATGGGTGAAAAGGTCTTGCCCACCTTCTTCATCAAGAATGCGGCCAAGATGGAGTCCGGAGCCCTGATCCGGCACTGGAACCAGCACATCAACCAGGAACTGGAGACCCGGGACTGGCTGCCCGCAGGACGCCCGGTCACCGTGGGCATCACGGCCGGGGCCAGCTGTCCCAACAACCTGATCGAGGACACCATCCGCCGGCTGTTTGATCTTCGTGGACTCGATGTGGCGGCGGTGCTCCGGGATTGA
- a CDS encoding PstS family phosphate ABC transporter substrate-binding protein encodes MLLVVLSGWGPTECARAGSITIKGSDTMVVLTQKWAETFMKGRPGVTIQVNGGGTGTGLAALQNRSTDICNASRRIRAREKENCLKAFHKLPAEYRVAMDGLHVYVNHQNPIKAITLPELAGIFVGTITNWSTLGGTDAPITIYSRENSSGTYEFFKERVLQGRDFGSAVQTLQGTAQVLEAVAQDPLGIGYGGASFGLGARHLRVARDAASEAVEPSESTVASGAYPISRFLYCYVNPDLDHGEVAAYLKWIRGDEGQSIVRSLGYYPLPADHRTR; translated from the coding sequence ATGCTGCTCGTGGTCCTTTCGGGATGGGGTCCGACCGAATGCGCCCGGGCGGGAAGCATCACGATCAAGGGGTCCGATACCATGGTCGTCCTGACCCAGAAGTGGGCGGAAACCTTCATGAAGGGGCGGCCTGGTGTGACCATCCAGGTCAACGGTGGCGGCACCGGAACCGGACTGGCCGCCCTCCAGAACCGGTCCACCGACATCTGCAACGCTTCGCGGCGGATCCGGGCCCGGGAGAAGGAGAATTGCCTCAAGGCGTTCCACAAGCTGCCCGCCGAATACCGCGTCGCCATGGATGGGCTCCACGTCTATGTGAATCATCAAAATCCGATCAAGGCGATCACGCTCCCGGAACTCGCCGGAATCTTCGTCGGGACCATCACCAACTGGAGCACGCTCGGAGGGACCGACGCACCCATCACCATTTACAGCCGGGAAAACAGCTCCGGCACTTACGAATTCTTCAAGGAACGGGTGCTTCAGGGACGGGATTTCGGGTCCGCGGTCCAAACCCTCCAGGGCACCGCCCAGGTGCTCGAAGCGGTGGCCCAGGACCCGCTCGGCATCGGATACGGCGGCGCGTCCTTTGGCCTGGGCGCCCGCCACCTCCGCGTGGCCCGCGACGCCGCTTCCGAGGCGGTGGAGCCCTCCGAAAGCACGGTGGCCTCGGGGGCCTACCCGATTTCGAGATTTCTGTACTGCTACGTGAACCCGGATCTCGACCACGGGGAGGTCGCCGCGTACTTGAAATGGATCCGGGGTGACGAGGGGCAATCCATCGTTCGAAGCCTCGGCTATTATCCATTGCCCGCGGACCACCGGACCCGCTGA
- the nadA gene encoding quinolinate synthase NadA, protein MFNAPEVQAAGIRSQSPPAGLDALSRDILELKRRHNAVILAHNYQVPEIQDVADYVGDSLGLAQHAARTPADVIAFCGVHFMAETAKILNPGKVVVLPDRDAGCSLEESCPADRLAELQATNPNFYTIAYINCSAAVKALSDCICTSGNAAKVVRHAPADRDLLFVPDENLGGWVMEQTGRPMTLWKGNCYVHVEWTHAAIARIRREHPGAPIVAHPECTRAVRMLADEVCSTEKMVTYCRASPATHFIIATEAGMLHRLRRECPGKTFIPAPTERCACNECRFMKLNTLEKLHDCLARLEPRVELPDDVALRARRSVERMLEISALP, encoded by the coding sequence ATGTTCAACGCACCCGAGGTGCAGGCGGCGGGGATTCGTTCGCAGAGCCCGCCCGCAGGCCTGGATGCCCTGTCACGGGATATCCTTGAACTCAAGCGTCGCCACAATGCCGTGATCCTGGCCCACAACTACCAGGTGCCGGAGATTCAGGACGTTGCGGACTACGTGGGTGATTCCCTGGGGCTGGCCCAGCATGCCGCCAGGACTCCGGCGGATGTCATCGCCTTCTGCGGTGTGCATTTCATGGCGGAGACGGCGAAGATTCTGAACCCGGGAAAGGTCGTGGTGCTGCCCGACCGGGATGCGGGTTGTTCCCTGGAGGAGAGCTGTCCGGCGGACCGCCTGGCGGAATTGCAGGCGACCAATCCCAACTTCTACACGATCGCCTACATCAATTGCTCGGCGGCGGTGAAGGCGTTGAGCGACTGCATCTGCACCAGCGGCAATGCCGCCAAGGTTGTGAGGCACGCGCCGGCGGACCGGGATCTGTTGTTTGTACCCGACGAGAACCTGGGCGGCTGGGTGATGGAACAGACCGGACGCCCGATGACCCTCTGGAAGGGCAACTGCTACGTGCACGTCGAGTGGACCCACGCCGCCATCGCTCGGATCCGCCGGGAGCATCCCGGGGCACCCATTGTCGCCCATCCGGAATGCACCCGCGCCGTGCGGATGCTGGCCGACGAGGTCTGTTCCACCGAGAAGATGGTGACGTACTGCCGGGCGTCGCCCGCCACGCACTTCATCATTGCCACGGAAGCCGGGATGCTGCACCGCCTCCGGCGGGAGTGTCCGGGCAAGACGTTTATTCCCGCGCCCACCGAGCGTTGCGCGTGCAACGAATGCCGGTTCATGAAGCTGAATACGCTGGAGAAGCTCCACGACTGCCTGGCCCGGCTGGAGCCCCGGGTGGAGCTTCCCGACGACGTGGCGCTTCGCGCGCGCCGGTCTGTGGAGCGCATGCTGGAAATCTCGGCGCTGCCCTGA
- a CDS encoding YebC/PmpR family DNA-binding transcriptional regulator yields MGAQWKQAGREAAAHKKGQVVGKMVREIMIAAKIGGADPDLNARLHVAVDKARKASVTRDTIERAIKKGAGLLDEKVEYETVLYEGFAPHKVPVIVECLTDNRNRTAPDIRHLFSKGGQLGQPGSMGFFFDHLGVVEATHADLGRDPEADAIEAGAENLESLETAEIPEGVRGTRFFTNLRQLTQVSKWLKENGWTILASEMRFVARNPVDLPPKEREAVVEFLHALDDHDDVHQVFAGLK; encoded by the coding sequence ATGGGTGCACAATGGAAACAGGCGGGCCGCGAGGCCGCCGCTCACAAGAAGGGTCAGGTCGTTGGCAAGATGGTCCGCGAGATCATGATCGCCGCCAAGATCGGTGGCGCCGACCCCGACCTCAACGCGCGCCTCCATGTCGCGGTGGACAAGGCCCGCAAAGCCAGCGTCACCCGGGACACCATCGAGCGCGCCATCAAAAAGGGCGCGGGATTGCTCGACGAGAAGGTGGAATACGAAACGGTGCTGTATGAGGGCTTTGCACCCCACAAGGTCCCGGTGATCGTGGAATGCCTGACCGACAACCGGAATCGAACGGCTCCGGACATCCGGCATCTCTTCAGCAAGGGCGGACAGCTTGGCCAACCGGGATCCATGGGCTTCTTTTTTGATCATCTCGGGGTGGTCGAGGCCACCCACGCAGACCTGGGCCGGGACCCGGAGGCCGACGCCATCGAGGCCGGCGCTGAAAATCTCGAGTCGCTGGAGACTGCGGAGATTCCAGAAGGGGTGCGGGGGACCCGCTTCTTCACGAACCTCAGGCAGCTCACCCAGGTGAGCAAATGGCTCAAGGAGAACGGCTGGACCATCCTCGCCAGCGAGATGCGGTTTGTGGCCAGGAATCCCGTGGACCTGCCACCGAAGGAACGGGAGGCCGTGGTGGAGTTCCTCCACGCGCTCGATGACCACGACGACGTCCATCAGGTGTTTGCCGGCCTGAAATAG
- the pstC gene encoding phosphate ABC transporter permease subunit PstC, translating to MDRTPPETLRRYLGLSRARWEAMDPAVVRAIMVTREEALEEIPAPFRDDPDARINTVGWRHLLLPHAWTGYDRPAFIWQPVGTVSKFNLVPLMAGSLKVTLIGLLFAVPVSLAAALFVSQLAPPRLREWVKPGIELLSGIPSVVMGVFALMVLASVLQRLLGYPYRMNAFVAGIALGLTAVPLIFSIAEDALTAVPGSYAQAALALGASRWDTAWQIVLPAAAPGVLAAVVLGFGRCIGETMVVLMVSGNASQLSWSLFDSTRSLTATIAAEMAEAVSGGPHYQVLFLLGTLLFAVTFLTNLAGALFIQRLRTRLEGGG from the coding sequence ATGGACCGCACGCCGCCCGAGACGCTGCGGCGTTACCTGGGGCTGTCACGGGCCCGGTGGGAGGCGATGGATCCGGCCGTTGTGCGGGCCATCATGGTCACGCGCGAAGAGGCCCTCGAGGAGATCCCGGCACCGTTCCGTGACGATCCCGATGCCCGCATCAATACGGTGGGGTGGCGGCATCTGCTGCTTCCGCATGCATGGACCGGCTACGACCGCCCGGCCTTCATCTGGCAGCCGGTCGGCACCGTCTCCAAGTTCAATCTGGTGCCCCTCATGGCCGGAAGTCTCAAGGTCACGCTGATCGGACTCCTCTTCGCGGTCCCGGTATCCCTCGCGGCGGCGCTGTTCGTCAGCCAGCTCGCACCACCACGGCTGCGCGAGTGGGTCAAGCCCGGGATCGAGCTGCTCTCCGGCATCCCGTCGGTGGTGATGGGGGTGTTCGCGTTGATGGTCCTGGCGTCGGTGCTGCAACGCCTGTTGGGGTATCCCTACCGGATGAACGCCTTTGTGGCGGGAATCGCGCTGGGGTTGACTGCGGTGCCGCTGATCTTCTCCATCGCCGAGGATGCGCTCACGGCCGTGCCCGGGAGCTACGCCCAGGCCGCGCTCGCTCTGGGCGCATCGCGGTGGGATACCGCCTGGCAGATTGTGCTGCCGGCGGCGGCACCCGGCGTGCTCGCGGCGGTGGTGCTGGGGTTTGGACGCTGCATCGGCGAAACCATGGTGGTGCTGATGGTGAGCGGCAATGCCAGCCAGTTGTCCTGGAGCCTCTTCGACTCCACCCGCTCCCTGACGGCAACCATCGCCGCGGAAATGGCGGAGGCCGTTTCGGGGGGCCCCCACTATCAGGTCCTCTTCCTCCTGGGAACGCTGCTGTTCGCCGTCACGTTCCTCACGAATCTTGCCGGAGCGCTGTTCATCCAGCGCCTCAGGACCCGCCTGGAGGGTGGCGGATGA
- a CDS encoding mechanosensitive ion channel family protein — translation MPPVPTTVRMLRTVAIPTLVFIALLSTGVVQPSLWNLSAGPDDSPAVVWRARAYCIALWLVGALMAQRWVCLVFLDGLATRAAGKPLPKILKDVLAIVFLAAAMAGILVTVFEQSMAGFWAASGVFGLVLGIALRPIILDFFSGLGANLEGAYSIGDWISVAGDEGEPIRGWIEQINWRTLRLRTRDGFIVLLPNSRLATSAVTNHAIPHPASRFQIRLRLDSEVPANRALRILISAVNAATTLPDGPRRHPSPEALITDASGEGIEYMVRFWFDPGEISPDTVTHVVWKCVIEHLSKAGLTFAHPRNNVFLGRLPRIAGGLHQVEDRLAFLRRVELFHNFPEASLHRLAAEVRLRCVRPAHVLVRAGDPGDSMFLVAEGTLRVLGSRGSSPNPVELAVLQPGDVFGERSLLTGEPRSASVAAITECILLEIHREALQLLTSSEPALLKLLEQTIAGREQANQQRTGALDAADAIPPSPSRAQTFIARMRSLFAGETPGRSGS, via the coding sequence ATGCCCCCGGTACCGACCACCGTCCGGATGCTGCGGACCGTTGCCATCCCCACCCTCGTCTTCATTGCGCTGCTCTCGACGGGAGTTGTGCAGCCGTCCCTGTGGAACCTGTCCGCCGGGCCCGACGACAGCCCTGCGGTGGTATGGCGGGCCCGGGCTTATTGCATCGCACTCTGGCTGGTCGGAGCCCTGATGGCGCAGCGCTGGGTCTGCCTGGTGTTCCTCGACGGGCTCGCGACCCGCGCCGCCGGCAAGCCCCTCCCGAAAATCCTCAAGGACGTGCTCGCCATTGTCTTCCTGGCGGCGGCCATGGCGGGCATTTTGGTGACGGTCTTCGAGCAATCCATGGCGGGCTTCTGGGCGGCCTCGGGGGTCTTCGGCCTCGTACTCGGCATCGCCCTCCGCCCCATCATTCTCGATTTCTTTTCGGGGCTTGGTGCGAATCTGGAGGGCGCCTACTCGATTGGAGACTGGATTTCCGTCGCCGGGGACGAAGGCGAGCCGATCCGCGGATGGATCGAGCAAATCAACTGGAGAACGCTGCGACTGCGGACGCGGGACGGCTTCATCGTCCTGCTCCCCAACAGCCGCCTCGCCACCAGCGCCGTGACCAATCATGCCATCCCCCATCCGGCGAGCCGGTTTCAGATCCGCCTCCGGCTGGATTCCGAGGTTCCGGCAAACCGGGCCCTGCGCATCTTGATTTCCGCCGTCAACGCCGCCACGACGCTTCCGGACGGACCGCGCCGCCACCCGTCACCGGAGGCCCTCATCACCGACGCCTCGGGCGAGGGGATCGAGTACATGGTCCGTTTCTGGTTTGATCCCGGGGAAATTTCCCCGGACACCGTCACGCACGTCGTTTGGAAGTGCGTGATCGAACACCTCTCCAAGGCGGGGCTCACATTTGCCCACCCCAGAAACAACGTCTTCCTCGGGCGGTTACCACGCATTGCGGGCGGACTTCACCAAGTGGAGGACCGCCTGGCATTCCTCCGCCGCGTCGAACTGTTTCACAACTTTCCCGAGGCCAGCCTCCACCGACTGGCCGCTGAGGTGCGCCTGCGCTGTGTCCGACCGGCCCATGTCCTCGTGCGCGCCGGCGATCCTGGTGATTCCATGTTCCTGGTGGCCGAAGGAACCCTGAGAGTGCTGGGTTCAAGGGGTTCGTCCCCGAACCCCGTCGAACTGGCCGTCCTCCAACCGGGCGACGTATTCGGGGAACGATCCCTGCTCACCGGTGAACCGCGAAGTGCCTCGGTTGCCGCCATCACCGAATGCATCCTCCTCGAAATCCACAGGGAGGCCCTCCAGTTGCTGACGAGCAGCGAACCGGCCCTGCTCAAACTCCTGGAACAGACCATTGCCGGCCGCGAACAGGCGAATCAACAACGCACCGGGGCGTTGGATGCAGCTGACGCCATTCCGCCGTCGCCATCCCGCGCCCAGACCTTCATTGCCCGCATGCGGTCACTGTTTGCGGGCGAGACTCCCGGCAGATCCGGGTCCTGA
- the thrB gene encoding homoserine kinase, translating to MSAGHPQLRSHARTCATVRVPATTANLGPGFDTLGIALRLYNRATVVRTPVRGVTLESPMDYGAKAAATAMLAEAARSFFRATGERPFGITVRLEGDVPIARGLGSSVTARLGCLGALNRLCDDPLDQDGLFQLVTDLEGHPDNAAPAVFGGFTASGLVGNRARTVRFPVNPRVRFITLIPRFEISTSMARTLVPGSFSKADTVHNLTRVALITAAFASGRLDQLRGCFDDRIHQPYRQQLIPALGKVIRAGERAGALGGWLSGSGSTIICLTVERPDAIARAMHRALPDSEVRVLTADPHGLAPV from the coding sequence ATGTCCGCAGGTCACCCCCAACTCCGGTCCCATGCCCGCACCTGCGCCACGGTGCGCGTCCCCGCCACCACGGCCAACCTCGGGCCCGGCTTCGACACCCTGGGCATCGCCCTCCGCCTCTACAACCGGGCCACCGTCGTCCGCACCCCGGTTCGAGGCGTGACGCTCGAATCCCCAATGGACTACGGCGCAAAGGCCGCCGCCACCGCGATGCTGGCGGAGGCGGCCCGCTCGTTTTTCCGGGCGACGGGCGAACGTCCCTTCGGGATCACGGTGCGCCTGGAGGGCGATGTACCCATCGCCCGCGGCCTGGGATCCAGTGTCACCGCCCGGCTGGGTTGCCTCGGCGCCCTGAACCGGCTTTGCGACGATCCACTCGACCAGGACGGCCTGTTCCAGCTCGTGACCGACCTTGAGGGGCATCCGGACAACGCCGCTCCCGCGGTCTTCGGCGGGTTCACGGCTTCAGGACTGGTCGGAAACCGGGCACGCACCGTGCGGTTTCCCGTCAATCCACGCGTCCGGTTCATCACGCTCATTCCGCGCTTCGAGATCAGCACCTCCATGGCCCGAACGTTGGTGCCCGGATCCTTCTCCAAGGCCGACACCGTCCACAACCTGACCCGCGTTGCCCTCATCACCGCGGCCTTCGCCAGCGGACGACTCGATCAGCTCCGGGGGTGCTTCGACGACCGGATCCATCAACCCTATCGCCAGCAGTTGATTCCGGCGCTTGGAAAGGTGATCCGCGCGGGTGAACGCGCCGGCGCCCTCGGGGGATGGCTGAGCGGCAGCGGGTCCACCATCATCTGCCTGACCGTTGAGCGCCCGGACGCCATCGCCCGGGCGATGCACCGGGCCCTGCCGGATTCCGAGGTGCGTGTGTTGACCGCGGACCCCCACGGGCTGGCGCCGGTTTGA
- a CDS encoding phosphoribosylanthranilate isomerase, whose amino-acid sequence MEASEARTRVKICGLTDPGDACAAVSAGADALGFVFAAGSPRQVSVASVASMAQSLPPFVARVGLFVDAAADVARGILLESGLDTVQFHGAESPDYCGAFRGRFRVIKALRVRGAETLGLVAGYRGSVDAILLDAWVPGVHGGTGARFDWDLGARAHEFGIPLILAGGLDPANVARAIRQVRPFAVDVSSGVERAPGRKDAGKMRRFLDAVAAERGSDVTAS is encoded by the coding sequence ATGGAAGCCTCCGAGGCGCGAACGCGGGTGAAGATCTGCGGTCTGACGGATCCGGGCGACGCGTGCGCCGCGGTCTCCGCGGGTGCTGATGCGCTCGGGTTTGTCTTTGCCGCCGGGTCGCCGCGCCAGGTGTCGGTGGCGTCCGTGGCGTCCATGGCGCAATCCCTGCCCCCATTCGTCGCGCGTGTCGGACTCTTTGTGGATGCGGCCGCGGACGTCGCGCGGGGGATCCTCCTCGAATCGGGCCTCGACACGGTCCAGTTTCATGGTGCCGAATCCCCGGACTACTGTGGGGCGTTCCGGGGCCGGTTCCGGGTGATCAAGGCGCTGCGGGTTCGGGGGGCGGAGACGTTGGGGCTGGTTGCGGGATACCGCGGATCGGTGGATGCCATCCTGCTGGACGCCTGGGTGCCGGGCGTTCACGGCGGCACGGGGGCGCGGTTCGATTGGGATCTCGGAGCGCGTGCGCACGAGTTTGGAATCCCTCTGATCCTGGCCGGAGGCCTCGATCCGGCGAACGTGGCCCGGGCAATCCGGCAGGTGCGCCCCTTTGCAGTGGATGTGTCGAGCGGGGTCGAACGGGCGCCGGGCCGCAAGGACGCGGGAAAGATGCGCCGGTTTCTGGACGCGGTCGCCGCGGAGCGCGGCTCCGACGTCACGGCATCGTGA